CCATTTCAAGGGCATTACAGGTATTTCCTCTATATATTTGTCCATTTAGAATAGCTCCTCCCCCTACTCCAGTACTTACAGTAATGTAAATCATATTTTTTGTTCCCTGACCTGCACCAAATACAAACTCTCCTATAGCTCCAACGTTGGCATCGTTATCAAGATAGGTTGGTATTTTAAATTTTTCTTTTATAGGATCTACCAGCTTAAAATTTTTAAAGGGAAGATTTGGTGTAGTTATTATTATTCCCTTTTGTGCATCCAGTGGTCCCGGTGAACCTATCCCTATAGTCTTAATATCTTCTGGAACTTTTTCTCCATCGCTTAATACTTTTTCAATAACACTAATTATTCTTTTAAGTACAACTTCTTCACCTTCAAAGGCATTAGTAGATATTGTATATTGACTTAATACGTTTCCATCTACATCAGATAGTGCTCCGCTGATTTTTGTTCCTCCTAAATCTATTCCTATAACATATTCCTTTGACATTGATTTTTCACTCCAATACCTGATATTTTCTTAAGCATCTATAAAATAAAAATTAAAGATATACTAATCTCATATAATCTACTATACATTATAATAGCATTAGTTTAAAATAGAATTTTAAAAAAATAAATTATTTTAGTGGATTTTTAAAATAATTTATAAATTATTTATAATATACTACAAATATATAATTAATTTGATGCTATTTGTTAATTTTGTGAAATTAATTCAGCATATAGAGCTTCATACTGATCGGTCATACGAGAAGCTGTAAAATTATCATTTACATGTTTAACGCAATTTTTTCTCATTTCTAAATACTTTATTTGGGGCATATTATAAAGTATTTCAATTGCTTCACAGAGTCCTTCTAGACCATAAGCTTTTGTAATCCAATTGCCACGTATATCATCTTTTGATGCATTGACAATAAAACCTGTTTCTCCATCTTTTATGATTTCTGGTATAGCACCCTTAGCATAAGCTATAACAGGTGTTCCAGCAGCCATAGATTCCACTAATGTAAACCCAAAAGACTCTTCACATTGGATAGGTAATAGTGTCACCTTTGCCGAATGATAAAAATTTGCTTTTTCCTGTGGCGATTTAAATTGTGCTTTTTCATGAATTGATTTATTCAATAAAGGAAAAATCATTTTACTATAATAGTCATTGTTTTCTATAAATCCAACATAATTTAGTGATTTTCCTATACTGTTAGCACTTTCCCCCATTTGAACTTTATACTTTGCTTTTTACTTCGTGTTTTCCCACTATTACTATTTAGAATTAATCTTGTACACTCTTGCTTCATAAGGCCTTAATATTATATCATTTATATTGTTGTCCTCTACCTCATAATTACTAATTAACAGATTAACTTTCTTATCTTGAAAATCTTCATGAAACTTAAATTTAGTATTTTCCCCATAAAAATTAAGTATGACAATGAGTTTTTCATCATTATAGTTTCTAGCATAGGCAAATATACTCTCATTTTCTCTATCTATTAGTTCCAAATCTCCATATACTATTATTTCATTTTCTTTTCTCAATTTAATTAACTTTTGGTAATAATAGAATATAGAATTTTTATCTTCTAATGCCTTCTCTACATTTATTTCTTTATAATTTGGATTTACAGCTATCCAAGGTTCTCCGCTAGTAAATCCTGCGTTATTTGATGAATCCCATTGAATTGGAGTTCTTGCATTATCTCTGCCCTTTGCATATATAGCTTTCATTAGTACATCTTTATCTATTCCCTGTTCAGATTTTTCTTTAAACATATTTATAATTTCTATATCTCTATAGTCTTCTATATTTTTAAATTCTACATTAGTCATGCCAATTTCTTCTCCTTGGTATATATAAGGAGTTCCCTGCCAGGTGTGTAAAAAA
This genomic window from Clostridium pasteurianum DSM 525 = ATCC 6013 contains:
- a CDS encoding ROK family protein; the encoded protein is MSKEYVIGIDLGGTKISGALSDVDGNVLSQYTISTNAFEGEEVVLKRIISVIEKVLSDGEKVPEDIKTIGIGSPGPLDAQKGIIITTPNLPFKNFKLVDPIKEKFKIPTYLDNDANVGAIGEFVFGAGQGTKNMIYITVSTGVGGGAILNGQIYRGNTCNALEMGHMTVEKDGPQCNCGNYGCVEALASGTAIGRIAKEAILRGEDTILKSYENVTSYEVFQAAKQGDAVASRILDTSLNYLGICVANMITIFDPEMVIIGGGVSKGGDIVFDKVKEVVNTRCFKAMAESCRIVPAGLGTDAGVMGAVALAVIESK
- a CDS encoding glycosyltransferase produces the protein MGESANSIGKSLNYVGFIENNDYYSKMIFPLLNKSIHEKAQFKSPQEKANFYHSAKVTLLPIQCEESFGFTLVESMAAGTPVIAYAKGAIPEIIKDGETGFIVNASKDDIRGNWITKAYGLEGLCEAIEILYNMPQIKYLEMRKNCVKHVNDNFTASRMTDQYEALYAELISQN